The following proteins are co-located in the Pseudomonas cavernae genome:
- a CDS encoding SDR family oxidoreductase, which produces MAGRVQGKVALVTGGASGVGRETALLLAREGAQVLISDINVEAGQALVAEIGAAASFIRHDAASESDWNAVIEALRARHGRLDILVNNAGILLKGSIEETSLDDWHRLQRINSDSVFLGCRAGIALMKEGAGGSIINISSLAALAGRDDYAAYSASKGSVAALTRAVAAHCRRSKYRIRCNSLHPDGVLTPMTNAQYPAGVDPRKFTIDSDPMNRMCLPEDVAASVLFLACDDSRAINGVELRVDSGQFVMSI; this is translated from the coding sequence ATGGCGGGACGAGTTCAAGGCAAGGTGGCGCTGGTCACCGGTGGCGCCAGTGGCGTCGGGCGTGAGACTGCTCTGCTGCTGGCGCGTGAAGGTGCGCAGGTGCTGATCAGCGACATCAATGTCGAAGCCGGCCAGGCGCTGGTCGCCGAGATCGGTGCCGCGGCGAGTTTCATTCGCCATGATGCGGCCAGCGAGTCGGATTGGAACGCGGTCATCGAGGCACTGCGCGCGCGTCACGGGCGCCTCGATATCCTGGTCAACAACGCCGGCATCCTGCTCAAGGGCTCCATCGAGGAGACCAGCCTGGATGATTGGCATCGCCTGCAGCGGATCAACTCCGACAGCGTGTTTCTCGGCTGCCGTGCCGGTATCGCGCTGATGAAGGAAGGCGCGGGCGGCTCGATTATCAACATCTCGTCCCTGGCGGCCCTCGCCGGGCGTGATGACTATGCCGCCTACAGCGCCTCCAAGGGTTCGGTGGCGGCCTTGACCCGTGCGGTCGCGGCCCATTGCCGACGCAGCAAGTACCGCATCCGCTGCAACTCGCTGCACCCGGACGGCGTGCTGACGCCCATGACCAATGCCCAGTATCCGGCGGGCGTCGACCCGCGCAAGTTCACCATCGACAGCGACCCGATGAACCGCATGTGCTTGCCGGAAGACGTGGCTGCCAGCGTGCTGTTCCTCGCCTGCGACGACTCGCGGGCGATCAACGGGGTCGAGCTGCGTGTCGACAGTGGCCAGTTTGTGATGAGTATCTGA
- a CDS encoding FAD-binding protein, which translates to MPAPVSTTCTDIQPALRVADADALQWDDRCDVLVIGWGAAGACAALEARANGADVLVADRFTGGGASAKSGGVVYAGGGTRHQQAAGFTDTPEAMFDYLKHETEGVIRDETLQRFCADSVANLAWLESHGAPYAHSMPPGGGKTSYPSDGYFLYYSGNELVPSHTDSLPPAPRGHRTVGKGQGGAVLYAHLKAACLRNGVRAQLQAAARRLVLDAAGRVLGVELWCLPAGSQQAQLHAKLAARAERLQNFAPGYCDSLRRRVSQLERDFARPRLVRAQRGVILSTGGFIFNREMLAEHAPKFRRNFKVGATGCDGSGVRLGLTAGAVSDRLERVSAWRFLNPPLCWPKGIVVNTRGQRFVNEEVYGATLGQPLCEEQGGKAWLVLDARLRKQAIKQALFGGYWWFQSVPALALMLLGVRKGQSIEQLAGATGMRADVLRSSLQAYNAAARGEAADAFGKSPKSRQVLDQGPFYACDISVDNKAFPLGALTLGGLKVDEDSGALLDGNGRPIPGLFAAGRTAIGIPSHLYISGLSLADCVFSGRRAGQAVAASATPAAAEALAQAY; encoded by the coding sequence ATGCCAGCTCCAGTCAGCACGACCTGCACCGATATCCAGCCCGCGCTGCGGGTTGCCGACGCCGATGCGCTGCAATGGGATGACCGTTGTGATGTCCTGGTGATCGGCTGGGGCGCGGCGGGTGCCTGCGCCGCCCTCGAAGCCCGCGCCAATGGCGCCGACGTGCTGGTGGCCGATCGGTTCACCGGCGGCGGCGCCAGCGCCAAGAGTGGTGGCGTGGTCTACGCCGGAGGCGGCACTCGGCACCAGCAGGCGGCCGGCTTCACGGACACGCCCGAGGCGATGTTCGATTACCTCAAGCACGAAACTGAGGGCGTGATCCGCGACGAGACCCTGCAGCGTTTTTGCGCCGACAGCGTGGCCAACCTGGCCTGGCTGGAAAGCCACGGCGCACCTTACGCCCACAGCATGCCGCCGGGCGGCGGCAAGACCTCCTATCCATCGGATGGCTACTTCCTCTACTACTCGGGCAATGAGTTGGTGCCCTCGCACACCGACAGCCTGCCGCCCGCCCCGCGCGGTCACCGCACGGTCGGCAAGGGCCAGGGCGGCGCGGTGCTGTATGCGCACCTCAAGGCCGCCTGCCTGCGTAACGGCGTGCGTGCCCAGTTGCAAGCGGCGGCCCGGCGGCTGGTGCTCGACGCCGCTGGGCGGGTGCTTGGCGTCGAACTCTGGTGCCTGCCGGCCGGTAGTCAGCAGGCGCAGCTGCACGCCAAGCTGGCGGCGCGCGCCGAGCGCCTGCAGAACTTCGCCCCGGGTTATTGCGACAGCCTGCGGCGCCGGGTCAGCCAGCTCGAGCGCGACTTCGCCAGGCCACGGCTGGTCCGTGCCCAGCGTGGGGTGATCCTCAGCACCGGCGGCTTTATCTTCAATCGCGAGATGCTCGCCGAGCATGCGCCGAAATTCCGCCGCAATTTCAAGGTCGGCGCCACCGGTTGCGATGGCAGCGGCGTGCGCCTGGGGCTGACCGCCGGGGCGGTGAGTGATCGCCTGGAGCGCGTCTCGGCCTGGCGCTTTCTCAACCCGCCGCTGTGCTGGCCGAAAGGCATTGTGGTCAACACCCGTGGCCAGCGCTTCGTCAACGAAGAGGTCTACGGCGCGACGCTGGGCCAGCCGCTGTGCGAAGAGCAGGGCGGCAAGGCCTGGCTGGTACTGGATGCGCGGCTGCGCAAGCAGGCGATCAAGCAGGCGCTGTTCGGTGGTTACTGGTGGTTCCAGAGCGTGCCCGCGCTGGCCTTGATGCTGCTGGGGGTGCGCAAGGGCCAAAGCATCGAACAACTGGCCGGCGCCACCGGGATGCGCGCCGATGTGCTGCGCAGTTCGTTGCAGGCCTATAACGCCGCGGCGCGTGGCGAGGCGGCGGACGCCTTCGGCAAATCGCCCAAGAGCCGCCAGGTGCTCGATCAGGGGCCGTTCTACGCCTGCGACATTTCGGTCGACAACAAGGCGTTTCCGCTGGGGGCGCTGACCCTCGGCGGGCTCAAGGTCGATGAAGACAGCGGCGCGCTGCTGGACGGCAATGGCCGGCCGATTCCCGGCCTGTTCGCCGCCGGGCGCACAGCCATCGGCATTCCTTCACATCTGTACATCAGTGGCCTGTCGTTGGCCGACTGCGTGTTTTCCGGGCGGCGTGCCGGGCAGGCCGTGGCCGCCTCCGCGACGCCGGCCGCGGCCGAAGCGCTGGCGCAGGCGTATTAA
- a CDS encoding FAD-dependent oxidoreductase produces MTAQVQSQTSYDVIVVGSGAGAMTSALFAADQGLSVLIVEKSDKYGGTSAISGGGIWIPNNHYFAEKGGKDSFELALQYLKAATGEHGDEVRLRAYLNNAPQMIHALETNSRVRYAVAEKYPDYYQQLPGSLPGGRSLDPELFDTSLLGDELDNLRKPSPSTLLMGCIAWTARHAHKVMSREFGWRLLILGLMVRYKLDFKWRRKSKIDRRASLGSSLVASLRRSLMDRNVPLWLNTDFRELLTEQGRVTGVRVQQGGKELELHARRGVIFGSGGFEQNQELREKYLPQPTRREWSATPPGNNTGAALEAGMALGAATSLLDWAWWAPTIAVPGEDKPRGVFAERAFPGAIVVNGLGRRFVNEAAPYLEFVDAMYRDNQSSGGKSTPAWVIFDGHFRFHYAMGPLMPAQVAPDSRLRKAWLNSVYWKADSLAELAGQIGVDADGLESTVQTVNEYARTGVDVEFGRGGNVFDRYYGDSNVKPNPCLAPLKKGPYYAMRLDAGDIGTKGGLLTNEHAQVVSEDGQPIPGLYAIGNCSASVMGTSYPGAGGTLGPAMTFGYIAANHIAGNP; encoded by the coding sequence ATGACGGCTCAAGTTCAGTCTCAGACCAGCTACGACGTGATCGTCGTCGGCTCCGGCGCAGGTGCGATGACTTCGGCGCTATTCGCCGCCGACCAGGGTCTTTCCGTGCTGATTGTCGAGAAAAGCGACAAGTACGGCGGTACATCGGCGATTTCCGGCGGTGGTATCTGGATTCCCAATAACCACTATTTCGCCGAAAAGGGCGGCAAGGACAGTTTCGAACTGGCCCTGCAGTACCTCAAGGCCGCCACCGGCGAGCACGGCGACGAAGTGCGCCTGCGGGCCTACCTGAACAACGCCCCGCAGATGATCCACGCGCTCGAGACCAACAGCCGGGTGCGTTATGCCGTGGCGGAAAAGTACCCGGACTATTACCAGCAGCTGCCGGGCTCTCTGCCGGGCGGGCGCTCGCTGGACCCCGAGCTGTTCGACACCAGCCTGCTCGGCGATGAACTGGACAACCTGCGCAAACCTTCGCCTTCGACCCTGTTGATGGGCTGTATCGCCTGGACCGCACGGCATGCGCACAAGGTCATGTCCCGCGAGTTCGGCTGGCGCCTGCTGATTCTCGGGTTGATGGTGCGCTACAAGCTGGACTTCAAGTGGCGGCGCAAGAGCAAGATCGACCGCCGTGCCTCCTTGGGCAGTTCGCTGGTGGCCTCGCTGCGCCGCTCCCTGATGGACCGCAATGTGCCGCTGTGGCTGAACACCGATTTTCGTGAGCTGCTCACCGAGCAGGGCCGGGTCACTGGCGTGCGGGTGCAGCAGGGCGGCAAGGAGCTGGAGCTCCACGCCCGCCGCGGGGTGATTTTCGGCTCCGGCGGCTTCGAACAGAATCAAGAGCTGCGCGAGAAGTACCTGCCGCAGCCGACCCGTCGCGAGTGGAGCGCCACGCCGCCGGGCAACAACACTGGCGCGGCGCTGGAAGCCGGCATGGCACTGGGCGCCGCGACGTCGCTGCTGGACTGGGCCTGGTGGGCACCAACCATCGCCGTGCCGGGCGAGGATAAGCCGCGCGGAGTCTTCGCCGAGCGCGCCTTCCCTGGGGCCATCGTGGTCAACGGTCTGGGTCGGCGCTTCGTCAACGAAGCCGCGCCGTACCTGGAGTTCGTCGACGCCATGTACCGCGACAACCAGAGCAGCGGCGGCAAGTCGACCCCGGCCTGGGTGATCTTCGATGGGCATTTCCGTTTCCACTACGCCATGGGCCCGTTGATGCCGGCGCAGGTGGCGCCCGACAGCCGCCTGCGCAAGGCCTGGCTCAACAGCGTGTACTGGAAGGCCGACAGCCTGGCGGAACTGGCCGGGCAGATCGGCGTCGATGCCGACGGCCTGGAGAGCACCGTGCAGACCGTCAATGAATACGCCCGCACGGGGGTCGATGTGGAATTCGGCCGCGGTGGCAACGTGTTCGACCGCTACTACGGCGACAGCAATGTCAAACCCAACCCGTGCCTGGCGCCTTTGAAGAAGGGCCCGTATTACGCCATGCGCCTGGACGCCGGCGATATCGGCACCAAGGGTGGCCTGTTGACCAACGAGCACGCCCAGGTGGTGAGTGAAGACGGTCAACCGATTCCCGGTCTGTATGCCATCGGCAACTGCTCGGCGTCGGTGATGGGCACCAGCTATCCGGGCGCCGGTGGCACCCTCGGTCCGGCCATGACCTTCGGCTACATCGCCGCCAACCACATTGCCGGCAACCCATAA
- a CDS encoding acyl-CoA dehydrogenase family protein gives MDSMREKTREEIELIERARRMVPALKSRTAQADRDFKVPNETIAELQEAGLLRALQPKAFGGYEVDPRTFFEIQMTLAEGCMSTAWIYGVMGVHPWQLARYPIEAQRDVWGTDHGTLISSTYMPVAKVTPVEGGYRVSGRWGFSSGSEHCQWCFLGGIIPPEGELAAEHGTFLLPRSDYRIEHNWDVLGLRGTGSHDIVVEDVFVPAHRVQRTNNCTLEATPGRLVNTNPIYAIPFAQVFSRAVSTSAIGALQGAINEFCANAAAHIGKHGIKTADDPVAQTTVAEASIIVDSLRLVLDRNYAHLLALAKAGEYPDVETRLLYRYQSSYVTNVCAEKVNELLRCMAASGLYNTNPVARLFRDLHQARGHIANNYMAYSRSLGAVQLGLPNPDPYV, from the coding sequence ATGGATAGCATGCGAGAAAAGACTCGGGAAGAAATCGAACTGATTGAACGAGCGCGGCGCATGGTGCCGGCACTCAAGAGCCGCACGGCGCAAGCCGACCGTGACTTCAAGGTGCCCAACGAAACGATTGCCGAGTTGCAAGAGGCGGGCCTGCTGCGTGCCCTGCAGCCGAAGGCGTTTGGCGGCTACGAAGTCGATCCGCGGACCTTCTTCGAAATCCAGATGACTCTCGCCGAGGGTTGCATGTCCACCGCCTGGATCTACGGCGTGATGGGCGTACACCCGTGGCAGCTGGCGCGCTACCCGATCGAGGCGCAGCGCGATGTGTGGGGGACGGATCACGGGACGCTGATCTCCTCCACCTACATGCCGGTGGCCAAGGTCACGCCGGTGGAAGGTGGCTACCGCGTCAGCGGGCGCTGGGGCTTCTCCAGCGGCAGCGAACACTGCCAGTGGTGCTTCCTGGGCGGCATCATTCCGCCAGAAGGCGAGCTGGCTGCCGAGCACGGTACTTTCCTGCTGCCACGCAGCGACTACCGCATCGAGCACAACTGGGACGTGCTGGGCCTGCGCGGCACCGGCAGCCACGACATCGTGGTCGAGGATGTGTTCGTCCCGGCGCACCGCGTGCAACGCACCAACAACTGCACCCTCGAGGCGACGCCGGGACGCTTGGTCAACACCAACCCGATCTACGCCATTCCGTTCGCCCAGGTGTTCTCCCGCGCGGTGTCCACGTCGGCCATCGGTGCGCTGCAGGGGGCGATCAACGAGTTCTGCGCCAACGCGGCGGCGCACATCGGCAAGCACGGCATCAAGACCGCCGACGATCCGGTGGCGCAAACCACGGTGGCGGAGGCGTCGATCATCGTCGACAGCCTGCGTCTGGTGCTCGACCGCAACTACGCGCACCTGCTCGCCCTGGCCAAGGCCGGGGAATATCCGGATGTGGAAACCCGTCTGCTGTATCGCTACCAGTCGTCCTATGTGACCAACGTCTGTGCCGAGAAGGTCAACGAGCTGCTGCGCTGCATGGCGGCATCCGGTCTGTACAACACCAATCCGGTAGCGCGACTGTTCCGCGACCTGCACCAGGCGCGCGGGCACATCGCCAACAACTACATGGCCTACAGCCGCAGCCTCGGCGCGGTGCAACTGGGCCTGCCCAACCCGGATCCTTACGTGTGA
- a CDS encoding amidase has translation MDKSVLPAVDEIAAASSESATPTDWPRRQVLKAGAVALGVGLLGRFADARAAGLSASDYLGLDAWAMAKGLQAGQFSAEGLLAAAMARCDAVNPQIGAVNMRHDDYARALLLARRSAGTSAKGALAGVPILLKDLSTYLTGTVTSNGSRLFKDAPPAKFTSTLVARYEAAGAVVFGKTASPEFGLTTTTESQLWGQTRNPWNLAMSAGGSSGGAASAVAAGIVPVGHATDGGGSIRIPASYCGLVGLKPSRYRIPSGPGRFEGSFGASVGNVVSRSVRDTALFLDVGQGHEQGSPYWAQPLARPYVEELGREPGRLRVALVRESLTGAPLDPAIAKVLEETVKQLLSLGHEVEELRLSIDPRQLFGAHGTALGAAVLTMVHDREQAVGRSLRPDELEIVTQTVLSRAASVTGESLYRARQSFEAISATMEQQFERYDVILSPVTASLTPALGQLALNQPYESYAQKAMGSAGFTVLANVSGQPAISLPLGWSDNGLPVGMMFTARIGAEDLLLRLAGQLEQARPWAAKRAVL, from the coding sequence ATGGATAAGAGTGTTTTGCCAGCAGTCGACGAGATCGCTGCAGCCTCGTCTGAATCTGCCACGCCGACGGACTGGCCGCGCCGCCAGGTGCTCAAGGCCGGCGCCGTGGCGCTCGGGGTTGGCTTGCTCGGGCGCTTTGCCGATGCCAGGGCGGCCGGGCTCTCGGCCAGCGACTATCTGGGCCTCGACGCCTGGGCCATGGCCAAGGGGCTGCAGGCCGGCCAGTTCAGTGCCGAGGGTCTGCTGGCAGCGGCCATGGCGCGCTGCGATGCGGTCAATCCGCAGATCGGCGCGGTGAATATGCGTCACGACGACTATGCCCGGGCCTTGTTGCTGGCGCGCCGCAGCGCGGGCACTTCGGCCAAGGGCGCATTGGCCGGTGTGCCGATTCTGCTCAAAGACCTCAGTACCTATTTGACCGGCACCGTCACCAGCAATGGCAGCCGGCTGTTCAAGGATGCGCCACCGGCGAAGTTCACCAGCACCCTGGTCGCCCGTTACGAGGCGGCCGGCGCAGTCGTCTTCGGCAAGACGGCCAGCCCCGAGTTCGGCCTGACCACCACCACCGAGTCGCAGCTCTGGGGGCAGACCCGTAACCCCTGGAACCTGGCGATGAGTGCCGGCGGTTCCTCCGGTGGCGCGGCCTCGGCCGTGGCGGCGGGCATCGTGCCGGTGGGCCATGCCACCGACGGCGGCGGCTCGATCCGGATTCCGGCGTCCTATTGCGGGCTGGTTGGGCTGAAGCCGAGCCGTTACCGCATCCCCAGCGGCCCCGGGCGCTTCGAGGGGTCGTTCGGCGCCAGCGTCGGTAACGTGGTGTCGCGCAGCGTGCGCGACACGGCGCTGTTTCTCGATGTCGGCCAGGGCCATGAGCAGGGCAGCCCATATTGGGCTCAGCCGTTGGCGCGTCCCTATGTCGAAGAGTTGGGGCGCGAGCCGGGACGCCTGCGCGTGGCCCTGGTCCGCGAGTCGCTGACCGGCGCGCCGCTGGATCCGGCTATCGCCAAGGTGCTGGAGGAGACCGTGAAGCAGCTGCTCAGCCTCGGTCACGAGGTCGAGGAACTGCGTTTGTCGATCGATCCGCGGCAGTTGTTTGGCGCCCACGGCACGGCCCTTGGTGCCGCGGTGCTGACCATGGTGCACGATCGCGAGCAGGCGGTCGGTCGGTCGCTGCGACCCGATGAGCTGGAAATCGTCACCCAGACGGTACTGAGCCGGGCGGCGAGCGTCACCGGCGAGAGCTTGTACCGTGCCCGGCAATCGTTCGAAGCGATCAGCGCGACCATGGAACAACAGTTCGAGCGCTACGACGTGATCCTCTCGCCCGTCACCGCCAGCCTGACCCCGGCGCTGGGCCAGCTGGCCCTCAATCAGCCCTACGAGAGTTACGCACAGAAGGCCATGGGCAGCGCTGGCTTCACCGTATTGGCCAACGTCAGCGGCCAGCCGGCGATTTCGCTACCGCTCGGCTGGAGCGACAACGGTCTGCCGGTCGGCATGATGTTTACCGCGCGGATCGGTGCCGAAGACTTGCTGCTGCGTCTGGCCGGGCAGCTGGAGCAGGCGCGGCCATGGGCGGCCAAACGCGCCGTGCTGTAA
- a CDS encoding methyl-accepting chemotaxis protein: MFKTITIAQRLWFWALLASLLFFAAVGFGWYGLQLARDSLRTVHDEHLAALLGFGDIQKRLDDNRRLALLAFQYDPEGPLAVAHDRPVGATLDIIEANNGEIARLWGLYLQRPLGDEEKQAADAFSAHYATWLSELEMAVESLRVADFSTRYVVSFLRLGEPEGEAASEALAKLRAFQEDGIARAYQAAQQRYRLTVTVYLMLAVLGALAGSVTAYSTLRRLKMAFAIASDSLRAIARGDLSSKVAKTGNDEFGRMLADVALMRDNLHGLIAEMRQQVQRLSVEARQLAGTAAHASAAAQEQAAAVGGISSAVEQLSVSINEVEDHAGASRRITQESAGRSGESEGFISDMAEEMHGIAAAVTDTAQHVRELEAFSGDISGVLNVIKAVAEQTNLLALNAAIEAARAGEQGRGFAVVADEVRLLAQRTASSIAEISSTVTRIQEGTREVVVGMERAVTRVQGGASLAQKAGASVAQIRTGTAQVIRVVDDIGAVLKAQVEATREIAQRVEGVSTGTGELSANAGRSAAAAVDLEHLAESLKQLSERFNIGAGDSAAIS, encoded by the coding sequence ATGTTCAAGACGATCACCATTGCCCAGCGCCTGTGGTTCTGGGCACTGCTTGCCAGCCTGCTGTTCTTCGCCGCCGTCGGTTTCGGCTGGTACGGCCTGCAACTGGCCCGCGACAGTCTGCGCACGGTGCACGACGAGCACCTGGCTGCGTTGCTCGGCTTCGGCGACATTCAGAAGCGCCTGGACGATAACCGGCGCCTGGCGTTGCTGGCCTTTCAGTACGACCCGGAAGGCCCCCTGGCCGTGGCTCACGACCGTCCGGTGGGTGCCACCCTGGACATCATCGAAGCCAATAATGGCGAAATCGCCCGTCTCTGGGGGCTGTACCTGCAGCGCCCGCTGGGCGATGAGGAGAAGCAGGCGGCGGACGCCTTCAGCGCCCACTATGCCACCTGGCTAAGCGAGCTGGAGATGGCGGTGGAGAGCTTGCGCGTCGCCGACTTTAGCACCCGCTATGTGGTGTCCTTCCTGCGCCTGGGCGAGCCCGAGGGCGAGGCGGCCAGCGAGGCCCTGGCCAAGCTGCGGGCATTCCAGGAAGACGGTATCGCGCGTGCCTACCAGGCCGCGCAGCAGCGTTACCGCCTGACAGTGACGGTGTACCTGATGCTGGCGGTGCTCGGCGCGCTGGCCGGCAGCGTGACCGCGTATTCCACCTTGCGGCGCCTGAAGATGGCCTTCGCCATCGCCTCCGACAGCTTGCGGGCGATCGCCCGTGGCGACCTGTCGAGCAAGGTCGCGAAGACCGGGAACGATGAGTTCGGGCGCATGCTGGCGGATGTCGCCCTGATGCGTGACAACCTGCATGGGTTGATCGCCGAGATGCGCCAGCAGGTGCAGCGCCTGAGCGTCGAGGCGCGGCAGCTGGCGGGGACGGCCGCGCACGCCTCGGCGGCGGCGCAGGAGCAGGCCGCGGCGGTGGGCGGCATCTCCAGCGCGGTGGAGCAGTTGTCGGTGTCCATCAATGAGGTGGAGGACCATGCCGGTGCCTCGCGGCGGATCACCCAGGAATCCGCCGGCCGCTCCGGCGAGAGCGAGGGTTTCATCAGCGACATGGCCGAGGAGATGCACGGTATCGCCGCGGCGGTCACCGACACGGCGCAGCATGTGCGCGAGCTGGAGGCGTTTTCCGGGGACATCAGCGGCGTGCTGAATGTCATCAAGGCGGTGGCCGAGCAGACGAACTTGTTGGCCTTGAACGCCGCCATCGAGGCGGCACGCGCCGGCGAGCAGGGCCGTGGGTTCGCCGTGGTGGCCGACGAGGTGCGCCTGCTGGCGCAGCGTACCGCCAGTTCGATTGCCGAGATCAGTTCGACCGTGACGCGGATCCAGGAAGGCACCCGTGAGGTGGTGGTCGGTATGGAACGGGCGGTCACGCGCGTGCAGGGCGGTGCCAGCCTGGCGCAGAAGGCCGGCGCTTCGGTCGCGCAAATCCGCACCGGCACCGCACAGGTGATCCGCGTGGTGGACGATATCGGCGCGGTGCTCAAGGCCCAGGTGGAGGCGACCCGTGAGATCGCCCAGCGGGTCGAAGGGGTGTCGACGGGCACCGGCGAATTGTCGGCCAATGCCGGCCGTAGCGCGGCGGCGGCGGTTGACCTGGAACACTTGGCCGAGAGCCTGAAACAGCTTTCCGAACGCTTCAATATCGGCGCTGGAGACAGCGCCGCAATCTCTTAG
- a CDS encoding coniferyl aldehyde dehydrogenase → MSGAISSVEGLSALLSAQKAAFIAAGAVSAAERKARIQRVIDLLVQHHMALAEAMDADFGGRPQGYSLMNDVLGSLGSLKHARDRLEGWMGDESRPAFFPYDQMGAEAWVMYQPKGTVGIIGTWNAPLFTLFSPLACALAAGNRAILKPSEVVPRTAQLVAEIFAEAFDPLEVGVVTGGADLAQVFTAQPFDHLVFTGSTAVGKSVMRNAAENLVPVTLELGGKSPVIIGRSADLANAASRIAIGKATNGGQICISPDVVYVPRERLEDFLAALASTYGELNPTVAGNPDVVAVVNARHLARVEGYLQQAQAAGARILSLPETLAADPENRRRPLQVVIDPPRDSQIMQEEIFGPALVLLSYDEVDQAIADINARPRPLALYYFGEDAEEQRHVLEHTLSGGVTLNDVMMHPALHDAPFGGVGASGMGHYHGREGFIEFSHMRTVFKSPAYDPRREWGMLPPYGEHYLAAMAAQVTRD, encoded by the coding sequence ATGAGTGGCGCAATTTCATCCGTCGAGGGGCTGTCGGCCCTGTTGTCCGCACAAAAGGCAGCGTTCATCGCTGCAGGCGCGGTCAGTGCCGCCGAGCGCAAGGCGCGCATCCAGCGGGTGATCGACTTGCTCGTGCAGCACCATATGGCCCTGGCCGAAGCGATGGACGCCGACTTTGGCGGGCGCCCGCAAGGCTACTCGCTGATGAACGACGTGCTGGGCTCGCTGGGCTCGCTCAAGCATGCGCGTGACCGCCTGGAAGGCTGGATGGGGGACGAGTCGCGTCCGGCCTTCTTCCCCTACGATCAGATGGGCGCCGAAGCCTGGGTGATGTACCAGCCGAAAGGCACGGTCGGCATCATCGGCACCTGGAATGCCCCCCTGTTTACCCTGTTCAGCCCCCTGGCCTGTGCCCTGGCGGCCGGCAACCGGGCGATTCTCAAGCCGTCCGAGGTGGTGCCACGTACCGCCCAACTGGTAGCCGAGATATTTGCCGAGGCCTTCGACCCTCTCGAGGTCGGCGTGGTCACGGGCGGGGCGGACCTGGCTCAGGTCTTTACCGCGCAGCCGTTCGACCACCTGGTCTTCACCGGCAGCACCGCGGTGGGCAAGTCGGTGATGCGCAACGCGGCGGAAAACCTGGTGCCGGTGACCCTGGAACTGGGTGGCAAGTCGCCGGTGATCATCGGGCGCAGCGCCGACCTGGCCAACGCGGCCTCGCGCATTGCCATCGGCAAGGCCACCAATGGCGGGCAGATCTGCATCAGTCCGGATGTGGTCTATGTGCCACGCGAGCGGCTGGAAGATTTCCTCGCGGCCCTGGCCAGCACCTACGGCGAACTCAACCCCACAGTGGCCGGCAACCCCGACGTGGTCGCGGTGGTCAACGCCCGCCATCTGGCGCGGGTCGAAGGCTATCTGCAACAGGCGCAGGCCGCCGGCGCACGCATCCTGAGCCTGCCGGAAACCCTGGCCGCCGACCCCGAGAATCGTCGTCGGCCGCTGCAGGTGGTGATCGATCCGCCGCGTGACAGCCAGATCATGCAGGAGGAGATCTTCGGTCCGGCACTGGTACTGCTGTCCTATGACGAGGTCGACCAGGCCATCGCCGATATCAATGCCCGGCCGCGTCCGCTGGCCCTGTATTACTTCGGCGAGGATGCCGAGGAGCAGCGCCACGTGCTGGAACACACCCTCTCGGGCGGTGTCACCCTCAACGACGTGATGATGCACCCGGCCCTGCACGACGCACCGTTCGGCGGTGTCGGCGCTTCCGGCATGGGTCATTACCACGGCCGCGAAGGCTTCATCGAGTTCAGCCACATGCGCACCGTGTTCAAGTCTCCGGCTTATGATCCGCGCCGCGAATGGGGCATGCTGCCGCCCTATGGTGAGCATTACCTGGCGGCGATGGCGGCCCAGGTCACCCGCGACTAA